The Eurosta solidaginis isolate ZX-2024a chromosome 4, ASM4086904v1, whole genome shotgun sequence genome includes a window with the following:
- the LOC137249470 gene encoding uncharacterized protein isoform X2: MQGFHQQCVLGQQKLLQQFVGVGLSVSAASSVDVNSKSIAVLSQHENPNHVANLTNQNALLNGIKIDIPVTSAELMATLDCLQPPTTTSADVIASLDSMQLPASVAETLSLLTQDYTSIQNNSLLDTSGGNAITTHAIMDTKTEETNVLQFTAAPFIQNIYNGQQAPITAIPSKNTDPVTLVTTRNTKPVTLVPNVTTINTNGIVDKNDKTDIDLEDMLQGSVIQKNSKSNAVQKTVVQHEVFEEKNQADEVFEEDLQQSVSSIEDFEEDMDYISCSDPSEPSGDLDDLEPDADEGVPTRISGNPLACQYCYCPNSGSIAHLIFDNSDALSQHFFDVHDPNLPYTCPYCSQKYNSAKQRNYHVPLQHPAAAKTEQCKYCKMTLRTPKELHEVSCQFVDDWQCKTCDKWLYGTSLSRFHAHQRNHTKPTQFKCSECDRVFVRRANLQAHERMHRKRSSYGIKCKQCQEVFANEYEMRRHNYQSHNGDLPVRCEYCMKGFLSMAFLSRHTQHLHPERLSGGNYNAASCTNCGCMFSSLHKLRIHIQRPRDENGRCMETVRELPTVQDRSKQTRRPRLHACQHCNKRFSTQATLEKHMRTHDSPPFNCNECVKSFQNSTELQRHIADVHSRPRYLKCDQCNKRFFYMRELQAHVRKHAEEVQQSHMRTMHPAEVAAKEANNNNINSIQNTEDAQAVNSLFTPTIINNNVQMNNNNNIMLPFENGTADVNEKVRVELVQQQTPNISQVVLQEQTPNTFKSLIPTHVDDMDQSFLMSSLLDAEHEIIVT, encoded by the exons ATGCAAGGATTCCATCAGCAATGCGTTTTGGGGCAACAAAAACTTTTACAACAATTTGTGGGCGTTGGTTTGTCAGTCAGTGCAGCAAGCTCAGTTGACGTCAACAGCAAATCAATTGCAGTGCTGTCGCAACATGAAAACCCAAACCACGTAGCAAATCTAACAAATCAAAATGCATTGTTGAATGGTATCAAAATTGATATTCCAGTAACAAGCGCTGAATTAATGGCCACTTTGGATTGTTTACAACCACCAACAACAACTAGCGCTGACGTCATAGCCAGTTTAGATAGCATGCAACTGCCTGCTAGTGTAGCAGAAACATTATCTTTGTTGACGCAGGATTATACGTCAATACAAAATAATTCTCTATTAGATACTAGCGGCGGCAATGCTATAACTACACATGCTATTATGGATACAAAAACAGAAGAGACAAATGTTTTGCAATTTACAGCTGCACCtttcatacaaaatatttataatggGCAGCAGGCTCCTATTACAGCAATACCATCAAAGAATACAGATCCAGTAACATTGGTAACAACAAGAAATACAAAACCAGTAACTTTAGTACCAAATGTCACCACAATAAATACAAATGGAATAGTCGATAAAAACGATAAAACCGATATAGATTTGGAAGATATGTTACAAGGTAGCGTTatacaaaaaaattcgaaatcaaATGCAGTCCAGAAAACTGTAGTACAACATGAAGTGTTTGAAGAAAAAAATCAAGCAGATGAAGTGTTTGAGGAGGATTTACAGCAAAGTGTTTCGTCCATAGAGGATTTCGAAGAAG ATATGGATTACATTTCATGCTCCGATCCTAGTGAACCCAGCGGTGACTTAGATGATTTAGAACCAGATGCTGATGAAGGAGTACCAACACGCATTTCAGGCAATCCATTGGCCTGTCAATATTGTTATTGTCCAAACTCAGGTTCTATTGCACATCTAATTTTCGATAACTCTGATGCGTTATCACAACACTTCTTCGATGTACACGATCCAAATTTACCTTATACATGCCCATATTGTTCACAAAAATACAATTCGGCTAAGCAACGCAATTATCATGTACCCCTACAGCATCCAGCTGCAGCGAAAACAGAACAATGCAAATACTGTAAAATGACTTTGCGCACACCCAAAGAGTTACATGAAGTTAGCTGCCAGTTTGTGGATGATTGGCAATGTAAAACGTGTGATAAATGGCTCTACGGTACGTCTTTAAGTCGTTTTCATGCACATCAACGCAATCATACTAAACCTACACAATTTAAGTGTAGCGAATGTGACCGCGTATTTGTACGTCGCGCAAATTTACAAGCCCACGAGCGTATGCATCGTAAACGTTCAAGTTACGGTATAAAATGTAAACAGTGCCAAGAAG TATTTGCAAATGAGTATGAAATGCGTCGTCATAACTATCAGTCACATAATGGCGATCTACCAGTACGTTGCGAATATTGTATGAAAGGTTTCCTCAGTATGGCATTTCTTAGTCGCCACACCCAGCACTTACATCCGGAAAGATTGAGTGGCGGTAATTATAATGCAGCTTCTTGTACAAATTGTGGCTGTATGTTCAGTTCATTACACAAGCTACGCATACATATACAACGTCCACGTGATGAGAATGGTCGTTGTATGGAAACTGTGCGTGAGCTTCCAACAGTACAGGATCGTTCAAAACAGACACGTCGCCCACGTCTGCATGCTTGCCAGCATTGTAATAAACGTTTTTCAACACAAGCGACACTTGAGAAACATATGAGAACACATGATTCGCCACCATTTAATTGTAATGAGTGTGTGAAAAGTTTTCAGAATTCAACCGAGCTGCAGCGTCACATTGCCGACGTGCACTCCAGACCACGCTACCTCAAATGTGATCAGTGTAACAAACGTTTCTTTTATATGCGCGAATTACAAGCACACGTGCGAAAGCATGCCGAGGAGGTACAACAAT CTCATATGCGTACCATGCACCCTGCTGAGGTTGCAGCCAAAGAAGCgaataacaacaatattaacTCAATTCAAAATACAGAGGATGCACAAGCAGTCAATTCCTTGTTTACACCGACTATAATAAATAACAACGTTcaaatgaataataataataatataatgttACCATTCGAAAATGGCACTGCTGATGTCAACGAGAAAGTTCGTGTTGAATTAGTACAACAACAGACACCAAATATTAGTCAGGTAGTATTGCAAGAGCAAACACCAAACACCTTTAAATCACTTATTCCAACACATGTTGATGATATGGATCAAAGTTTTTTAATGAGCTCGCTACTTGATGCTGAACATGAAATTATAGTGACATGA
- the LOC137249470 gene encoding uncharacterized protein isoform X1: protein MEQVAHVEACRLCANFYVTGAEVEFVHLFEPIAGLEEQLQFLHTQINAWQLYIRVNDGLPQRICANCFNQFCNMQGFHQQCVLGQQKLLQQFVGVGLSVSAASSVDVNSKSIAVLSQHENPNHVANLTNQNALLNGIKIDIPVTSAELMATLDCLQPPTTTSADVIASLDSMQLPASVAETLSLLTQDYTSIQNNSLLDTSGGNAITTHAIMDTKTEETNVLQFTAAPFIQNIYNGQQAPITAIPSKNTDPVTLVTTRNTKPVTLVPNVTTINTNGIVDKNDKTDIDLEDMLQGSVIQKNSKSNAVQKTVVQHEVFEEKNQADEVFEEDLQQSVSSIEDFEEDMDYISCSDPSEPSGDLDDLEPDADEGVPTRISGNPLACQYCYCPNSGSIAHLIFDNSDALSQHFFDVHDPNLPYTCPYCSQKYNSAKQRNYHVPLQHPAAAKTEQCKYCKMTLRTPKELHEVSCQFVDDWQCKTCDKWLYGTSLSRFHAHQRNHTKPTQFKCSECDRVFVRRANLQAHERMHRKRSSYGIKCKQCQEVFANEYEMRRHNYQSHNGDLPVRCEYCMKGFLSMAFLSRHTQHLHPERLSGGNYNAASCTNCGCMFSSLHKLRIHIQRPRDENGRCMETVRELPTVQDRSKQTRRPRLHACQHCNKRFSTQATLEKHMRTHDSPPFNCNECVKSFQNSTELQRHIADVHSRPRYLKCDQCNKRFFYMRELQAHVRKHAEEVQQSHMRTMHPAEVAAKEANNNNINSIQNTEDAQAVNSLFTPTIINNNVQMNNNNNIMLPFENGTADVNEKVRVELVQQQTPNISQVVLQEQTPNTFKSLIPTHVDDMDQSFLMSSLLDAEHEIIVT from the exons ATGGAACAAGTTGCCCACGTAGAAGCGTGTCGCCTATGCGCAAATTTCTATGTTACCGGTGCCGAAGTGGAATTCGTACATCTGTTCGAGCCCATAGCTGGACTTGAGGAACAATTGCAGTTTTTGCATACACAAATAAACGCCTGGCAGTTGTAT ATAAGAGTAAACGATGGTCTACCACAACGCATTTGTGCTAATTGTTTTAATCAATTCTGTAATATGCAAGGATTCCATCAGCAATGCGTTTTGGGGCAACAAAAACTTTTACAACAATTTGTGGGCGTTGGTTTGTCAGTCAGTGCAGCAAGCTCAGTTGACGTCAACAGCAAATCAATTGCAGTGCTGTCGCAACATGAAAACCCAAACCACGTAGCAAATCTAACAAATCAAAATGCATTGTTGAATGGTATCAAAATTGATATTCCAGTAACAAGCGCTGAATTAATGGCCACTTTGGATTGTTTACAACCACCAACAACAACTAGCGCTGACGTCATAGCCAGTTTAGATAGCATGCAACTGCCTGCTAGTGTAGCAGAAACATTATCTTTGTTGACGCAGGATTATACGTCAATACAAAATAATTCTCTATTAGATACTAGCGGCGGCAATGCTATAACTACACATGCTATTATGGATACAAAAACAGAAGAGACAAATGTTTTGCAATTTACAGCTGCACCtttcatacaaaatatttataatggGCAGCAGGCTCCTATTACAGCAATACCATCAAAGAATACAGATCCAGTAACATTGGTAACAACAAGAAATACAAAACCAGTAACTTTAGTACCAAATGTCACCACAATAAATACAAATGGAATAGTCGATAAAAACGATAAAACCGATATAGATTTGGAAGATATGTTACAAGGTAGCGTTatacaaaaaaattcgaaatcaaATGCAGTCCAGAAAACTGTAGTACAACATGAAGTGTTTGAAGAAAAAAATCAAGCAGATGAAGTGTTTGAGGAGGATTTACAGCAAAGTGTTTCGTCCATAGAGGATTTCGAAGAAG ATATGGATTACATTTCATGCTCCGATCCTAGTGAACCCAGCGGTGACTTAGATGATTTAGAACCAGATGCTGATGAAGGAGTACCAACACGCATTTCAGGCAATCCATTGGCCTGTCAATATTGTTATTGTCCAAACTCAGGTTCTATTGCACATCTAATTTTCGATAACTCTGATGCGTTATCACAACACTTCTTCGATGTACACGATCCAAATTTACCTTATACATGCCCATATTGTTCACAAAAATACAATTCGGCTAAGCAACGCAATTATCATGTACCCCTACAGCATCCAGCTGCAGCGAAAACAGAACAATGCAAATACTGTAAAATGACTTTGCGCACACCCAAAGAGTTACATGAAGTTAGCTGCCAGTTTGTGGATGATTGGCAATGTAAAACGTGTGATAAATGGCTCTACGGTACGTCTTTAAGTCGTTTTCATGCACATCAACGCAATCATACTAAACCTACACAATTTAAGTGTAGCGAATGTGACCGCGTATTTGTACGTCGCGCAAATTTACAAGCCCACGAGCGTATGCATCGTAAACGTTCAAGTTACGGTATAAAATGTAAACAGTGCCAAGAAG TATTTGCAAATGAGTATGAAATGCGTCGTCATAACTATCAGTCACATAATGGCGATCTACCAGTACGTTGCGAATATTGTATGAAAGGTTTCCTCAGTATGGCATTTCTTAGTCGCCACACCCAGCACTTACATCCGGAAAGATTGAGTGGCGGTAATTATAATGCAGCTTCTTGTACAAATTGTGGCTGTATGTTCAGTTCATTACACAAGCTACGCATACATATACAACGTCCACGTGATGAGAATGGTCGTTGTATGGAAACTGTGCGTGAGCTTCCAACAGTACAGGATCGTTCAAAACAGACACGTCGCCCACGTCTGCATGCTTGCCAGCATTGTAATAAACGTTTTTCAACACAAGCGACACTTGAGAAACATATGAGAACACATGATTCGCCACCATTTAATTGTAATGAGTGTGTGAAAAGTTTTCAGAATTCAACCGAGCTGCAGCGTCACATTGCCGACGTGCACTCCAGACCACGCTACCTCAAATGTGATCAGTGTAACAAACGTTTCTTTTATATGCGCGAATTACAAGCACACGTGCGAAAGCATGCCGAGGAGGTACAACAAT CTCATATGCGTACCATGCACCCTGCTGAGGTTGCAGCCAAAGAAGCgaataacaacaatattaacTCAATTCAAAATACAGAGGATGCACAAGCAGTCAATTCCTTGTTTACACCGACTATAATAAATAACAACGTTcaaatgaataataataataatataatgttACCATTCGAAAATGGCACTGCTGATGTCAACGAGAAAGTTCGTGTTGAATTAGTACAACAACAGACACCAAATATTAGTCAGGTAGTATTGCAAGAGCAAACACCAAACACCTTTAAATCACTTATTCCAACACATGTTGATGATATGGATCAAAGTTTTTTAATGAGCTCGCTACTTGATGCTGAACATGAAATTATAGTGACATGA
- the LOC137249470 gene encoding uncharacterized protein isoform X3, translating to MEQVAHVEACRLCANFYVTGAEVEFVHLFEPIAGLEEQLQFLHTQINAWQLYIRVNDGLPQRICANCFNQFCNMQGFHQQCVLGQQKLLQQFVGVGLSVSAASSVDVNSKSIAVLSQHENPNHVANLTNQNALLNGIKIDIPVTSAELMATLDCLQPPTTTSADVIASLDSMQLPASVAETLSLLTQDYTSIQNNSLLDTSGGNAITTHAIMDTKTEETNVLQFTAAPFIQNIYNGQQAPITAIPSKNTDPVTLVTTRNTKPVTLVPNVTTINTNGIVDKNDKTDIDLEDMLQGSVIQKNSKSNAVQKTVVQHEVFEEKNQADEVFEEDLQQSVSSIEDFEEDMDYISCSDPSEPSGDLDDLEPDADEGVPTRISGNPLACQYCYCPNSGSIAHLIFDNSDALSQHFFDVHDPNLPYTCPYCSQKYNSAKQRNYHVPLQHPAAAKTEQCKYCKMTLRTPKELHEVSCQFVDDWQCKTCDKWLYGTSLSRFHAHQRNHTKPTQFKCSECDRVFVRRANLQAHERMHRKRSSYGIKCKQCQEVFANEYEMRRHNYQSHNGDLPVRCEYCMKGFLSMAFLSRHTQHLHPERLSGGNYNAASCTNCGCMFSSLHKLRIHIQRPRDENGRCMETVRELPTVQDRSKQTRRPRLHACQHCNKRFSTQATLEKHMRTHDSPPFNCNECVKSFQNSTELQRHIADVHSRPRYLKCDQCNKRFFYMRELQAHVRKHAEEVQQCNLRCPVADCGYVAKSRQNAYEHSLVKHKYIACEYCHCFFVRSRLATHMRTMHPAEVAAKEANNNNINSIQNTEDAQAVNSLFTPTIINNNVQMNNNNNIMLPFENGTADVNEKVRVELVQQQTPNISQVVLQEQTPNTFKSLIPTHVDDMDQSFLMSSLLDAEHEIIVT from the exons ATGGAACAAGTTGCCCACGTAGAAGCGTGTCGCCTATGCGCAAATTTCTATGTTACCGGTGCCGAAGTGGAATTCGTACATCTGTTCGAGCCCATAGCTGGACTTGAGGAACAATTGCAGTTTTTGCATACACAAATAAACGCCTGGCAGTTGTAT ATAAGAGTAAACGATGGTCTACCACAACGCATTTGTGCTAATTGTTTTAATCAATTCTGTAATATGCAAGGATTCCATCAGCAATGCGTTTTGGGGCAACAAAAACTTTTACAACAATTTGTGGGCGTTGGTTTGTCAGTCAGTGCAGCAAGCTCAGTTGACGTCAACAGCAAATCAATTGCAGTGCTGTCGCAACATGAAAACCCAAACCACGTAGCAAATCTAACAAATCAAAATGCATTGTTGAATGGTATCAAAATTGATATTCCAGTAACAAGCGCTGAATTAATGGCCACTTTGGATTGTTTACAACCACCAACAACAACTAGCGCTGACGTCATAGCCAGTTTAGATAGCATGCAACTGCCTGCTAGTGTAGCAGAAACATTATCTTTGTTGACGCAGGATTATACGTCAATACAAAATAATTCTCTATTAGATACTAGCGGCGGCAATGCTATAACTACACATGCTATTATGGATACAAAAACAGAAGAGACAAATGTTTTGCAATTTACAGCTGCACCtttcatacaaaatatttataatggGCAGCAGGCTCCTATTACAGCAATACCATCAAAGAATACAGATCCAGTAACATTGGTAACAACAAGAAATACAAAACCAGTAACTTTAGTACCAAATGTCACCACAATAAATACAAATGGAATAGTCGATAAAAACGATAAAACCGATATAGATTTGGAAGATATGTTACAAGGTAGCGTTatacaaaaaaattcgaaatcaaATGCAGTCCAGAAAACTGTAGTACAACATGAAGTGTTTGAAGAAAAAAATCAAGCAGATGAAGTGTTTGAGGAGGATTTACAGCAAAGTGTTTCGTCCATAGAGGATTTCGAAGAAG ATATGGATTACATTTCATGCTCCGATCCTAGTGAACCCAGCGGTGACTTAGATGATTTAGAACCAGATGCTGATGAAGGAGTACCAACACGCATTTCAGGCAATCCATTGGCCTGTCAATATTGTTATTGTCCAAACTCAGGTTCTATTGCACATCTAATTTTCGATAACTCTGATGCGTTATCACAACACTTCTTCGATGTACACGATCCAAATTTACCTTATACATGCCCATATTGTTCACAAAAATACAATTCGGCTAAGCAACGCAATTATCATGTACCCCTACAGCATCCAGCTGCAGCGAAAACAGAACAATGCAAATACTGTAAAATGACTTTGCGCACACCCAAAGAGTTACATGAAGTTAGCTGCCAGTTTGTGGATGATTGGCAATGTAAAACGTGTGATAAATGGCTCTACGGTACGTCTTTAAGTCGTTTTCATGCACATCAACGCAATCATACTAAACCTACACAATTTAAGTGTAGCGAATGTGACCGCGTATTTGTACGTCGCGCAAATTTACAAGCCCACGAGCGTATGCATCGTAAACGTTCAAGTTACGGTATAAAATGTAAACAGTGCCAAGAAG TATTTGCAAATGAGTATGAAATGCGTCGTCATAACTATCAGTCACATAATGGCGATCTACCAGTACGTTGCGAATATTGTATGAAAGGTTTCCTCAGTATGGCATTTCTTAGTCGCCACACCCAGCACTTACATCCGGAAAGATTGAGTGGCGGTAATTATAATGCAGCTTCTTGTACAAATTGTGGCTGTATGTTCAGTTCATTACACAAGCTACGCATACATATACAACGTCCACGTGATGAGAATGGTCGTTGTATGGAAACTGTGCGTGAGCTTCCAACAGTACAGGATCGTTCAAAACAGACACGTCGCCCACGTCTGCATGCTTGCCAGCATTGTAATAAACGTTTTTCAACACAAGCGACACTTGAGAAACATATGAGAACACATGATTCGCCACCATTTAATTGTAATGAGTGTGTGAAAAGTTTTCAGAATTCAACCGAGCTGCAGCGTCACATTGCCGACGTGCACTCCAGACCACGCTACCTCAAATGTGATCAGTGTAACAAACGTTTCTTTTATATGCGCGAATTACAAGCACACGTGCGAAAGCATGCCGAGGAGGTACAACAATGTAA CCTACGTTGTCCCGTTGCTGATTGTGGCTATGTGGCAAAGAGCAGGCAAAATGCTTACGAGCATTCGCTTGTCAAACATAAATATATTGCCTGTGAATATTGTCACTGCTTCTTTGTACGCAGTCGCTTGGCCA CTCATATGCGTACCATGCACCCTGCTGAGGTTGCAGCCAAAGAAGCgaataacaacaatattaacTCAATTCAAAATACAGAGGATGCACAAGCAGTCAATTCCTTGTTTACACCGACTATAATAAATAACAACGTTcaaatgaataataataataatataatgttACCATTCGAAAATGGCACTGCTGATGTCAACGAGAAAGTTCGTGTTGAATTAGTACAACAACAGACACCAAATATTAGTCAGGTAGTATTGCAAGAGCAAACACCAAACACCTTTAAATCACTTATTCCAACACATGTTGATGATATGGATCAAAGTTTTTTAATGAGCTCGCTACTTGATGCTGAACATGAAATTATAGTGACATGA